A single Aspergillus puulaauensis MK2 DNA, chromosome 7, nearly complete sequence DNA region contains:
- a CDS encoding putative salicylate hydroxylase (COG:C,H;~EggNog:ENOG410PK0A;~InterPro:IPR010451,IPR036188,IPR002938,IPR023375;~PFAM:PF01494,PF06314;~go_function: GO:0016829 - lyase activity [Evidence IEA];~go_function: GO:0071949 - FAD binding [Evidence IEA]) produces MTTTNTPQPLKILIVGGGIGGLTAALALRSQGHDVQIFEQSRLATETGAALHLAPNANGILKRFGIFAEEFGANLMERLTEYSAAGVLERSFDLTQQNKRWQHQWLLAHRIDLHNQLKTAVTSPSSSPSPSVRPAIPLHTGSRIVLVDPTSASIMLDNGTKYAGDLVLGADGVHSVTRSAIPGGNLKASCCGKSAFRFLVPTSAALADPETAKFVQHTGELCIWYGADRRVVMYPTSGNTVLNFVAIHPAVESEGEADESWDGKGDTSINMAKMIQIYNGFDPAVLKLLAKADPETVKVWKLLDMQEVPAWHHERLAVLGDAAHPFLPHQGQGAGVAIEDAAALAVVLSPGTPAEEVPERLKLYDEIRHERATRIQEYSRLIGRDRSDGKAPDMYGFADYNFGHDEWDNSTQKLREWNWARIPSPGPYWRMPIAFGPMPGPRQTNLGLPRDGSKSTFTTASIKFKTSRTVLQNLFPPGRSGWRFSSADTVAYASFSQTTLDRMEWLGGSGYSHLGLYVHGVEYVKKDGGVVKGSYLPILFESLTDPIVSGREELGMPKLYTSIDIYRRSTSYRVRTGWKGALWGDFLLEGLKEVDPSTTAGGISGEADAGILAYKYIPKSGRENKNVAAEEHAVFDPFSEAVPKPRPQKVYVAERARFQIDGLDWEQLPTLHHVIERLAEVPVYEIVGAKVVEGEGVPDVSGARPIE; encoded by the exons ATGACGACCACCAACACACCACAACCCCTCAAAATCCTaatcgtcggcggcggcatcggcggcctAACAGCCGCGCTCGCCCTACGCAGCCAAGGCCACGACGTGCAGATATTTGAGCAATCGCGTCTCGCCACAGAGACAGGCGCGGCGCTGCACCTGGCGCCGAACGCAAATGGGATTCTGAAGAGGTTTGGCATCTTCGCAGAAGAGTTTGGGGCGAATTTGATGGAGAGG TTGACGGAGTACTCGGCTGCCGGTGTCCTCGAGCGCAGCTTTGATCTCACGCAGCAGAATAAGAGGTGGCAGCAT CAATGGCTCCTCGCCCACCGAATTGACCTACACAACCAACTCAAAACCGCCGTAACAAgtcccagctccagccccagccccagtgTCAGGCCCGCAATCCCCTTACACACGGGCAGCCGaatcgtcctcgtcgatcCCACCTCCGCAAGCATAATGCTAGACAACGGCACAAAATACGCGggcgacctcgtcctcggcgccGACGGGGTCCACTCCGTAACGCGCTCCGCAATCCCAGGCGGGAATTTGAAAGCGTCGTGCTGCGGGAAGAGCGCATTCCGGTTCCTTGTTCCTACAAGTGCGGCACTTGCGGATCCTGAGACGGCGAAGTTCGTGCAGCATACCGGGGAGCTGTGTATCTGGTATGGCGCCGATAGGCGGGTCGTGATGTATCCCACGTCTGGGAATACGGTGCTGAATTTCGTTGCGATTCATCCGGCGGTGGAGTCGGAGGGTGAGGCGGATGAGAGTTGGGATGGGAAGGGGGATACAAGTATAAATATGGCGAAGATGATCCAGATCTATAATGGGTTTGATCCGGCTGTGCTGAAGTTACTGGCCAAGGCGGATCCCGAGACGGTTAAGGTGTGGAAGTTATTGGACATGCAGGAGGTTCCGGCGTGGCATCATGAGCGTCTCGCTGTTCTGGGAGATGCTGCTCATCCTTTCCTCCCGCATCAAGGGCAGGGAGCTGGTGTTGCGATTGAGGACGCGGCAGCTTTAGCTGTTGTTCTCTCCCCGGGGACACCAGCAGAAGAGGTTCCAGAGCGGCTGAAACTATACGATGAGATACGCCATGAAAGAGCGACTCGGATCCAGGAGTACTCGCGACTAATTGGCCGAGATCGCTCTGATGGTAAAGCACCAGATA TGTACGGCTTTGCAGACTACAACTTCGGCCACGACGAATGGGACAACTCAACCCAGAAGCTGCGCGAATGGAACTGGGCGCGCATCCCCAGTCCAGGCCCCTACTGGCGCATGCCCATCGCATTCGGACCCATGCCAGGCCCCCGGCAAACAAATCTCGGCCTGCCGCGCGACGGATCAAAGTCAACCTTCACGACGGCGTCGATCAAATTCAAGACCTCGCGCACAGTCCTGCAGAATCTGTTCCCGCCAGGCCGGAGCGGGTGGCGGTTTAGTTCTGCGGATACAGTGGCATACGCGTCGTTCTCGCAGACGACGCTGGATAGGATGGAGTGGTTGGGCGGGTCTGGGTATAGCCATCTGGGCCTGTATGTGCACGGGGTGGAGTATGTCAAGAAGGACGGCGGTGTAGTGAAAGGCTCATATCTGCCTATTTTGTTTGAGTCCCTGACTGATCCGATTGTCTCTGGGCGTGAGGAACTGGGTATGCCGAAGCTGTATACCAGCATTGATATCTACCGTCGGAGTACGTCGTACCGGGTGCGCACTGGATGGAAGGGTGCGCTATGGGGAGACTTTCTCCTCGAGGGTCTAAAAGAGGTTGATCCGTCGACTACGGCTGGGGGAATCAGCGGGGAGGCAGACGCGGGGATCCTTGCGTATAAGTATATCCCGAAGAGTGGGAGGGAGAATAAGAATGTTGCTGCGGAGGAACATGCTGTCTTTGATCCGTTCTCTGAGGCAGTTCCCAAGCCTCGTCCGCAGAAAGTGTATGTTGCAGAGAGAGCGAGATTTCAGATTGATGGACTGGATTGGGAGCAGCTGCCGACGCTGCATCATGTTATTGAGAGGCTGGCTGAGGTGCCTGTGTATGAAATTGTCGGAGCCAAGGtggttgagggagagggcgtgCCTGATGTGTCTGGGGCGAGGCCGATTGAGTAG
- a CDS encoding cupin domain-containing protein (COG:S;~EggNog:ENOG410QDZK;~InterPro:IPR014710,IPR011051,IPR013096;~PFAM:PF07883), whose product MTSSRETLPNNLPLISRHITSHTPSGQTTFDNSSIPASLPWKQLSNGARFSLAYATNTTPAPLSSNADLTTYSHYLTNLPGITIPGGTVLRIVDMNPGATSPMHRTISLDYGVVLEGEVELILDSGESRLLRRGDVAVQRGTNHAWRNVSEDTWARMLYVLQEAEEVRVGGVALGEDYGGGMDDVRASGN is encoded by the coding sequence TCATCTCCCGGCACATAACCTCGCACACCCCATCCGGCCAAACAACATTcgacaacagcagcatcccAGCTTCCCTCCCCTGGAAACAACTCTCCAACGGCGCGCGCTTCTCCCTCGCCTACGCCACAAACACCACCCCGGCCCCCCTCAGTTCAAACGCCGACCTAACCACCTACAGCCACTATCTAACCAACCTTCCGGGAATAACCATCCCCGGCGGCACGGTTCTGCGCATCGTAGACATGAACCCGGGCGCAACATCGCCCATGCACCGCACTATCAGCCTCGACTACGGCGTTGTGCTTGAGGGCGAGGTCGAGCTGATACTCGATTCCGGGGAGAGCAGGTTATTGAGGCGCGGGGATGTTGCGGTGCAGAGGGGGACGAATCATGCTTGGAGAAATGTTAGCGAGGATACCTGGGCGAGGATGCTGTATGTTTTGCAGGAAGCGGAGGAGGTGAGGGTTGGTGGGGTTGCTCTGGGTGAGGATTATGGCGGTGGGATGGATGATGTTAGGGCTTCGGGGAATTGA